The DNA window ATTCAGGACATCTCCTTCCCGAACACATTCTCGTTCAAGCGTTAATTCGCCTGGCCAACTCAGTTGCAACTACAACCCCCCTGCCACTTCAAATGATATCCAATCCACACTCACCCATCCATACCAATTGAGTGCGAAAAAGTAAAAGGACTAGGCCGCGAAAACATGCCTGGGTGCAGATGTCGACGATCTCCTCGACGTGCTCCCCGAAGTAGTCGTCCTTCTTCTGCTCCAGCCGCCACGCCATGTGCTCCCTGAACTTGCTCGTCTCCTGAAACACACTCCCAAACCGAAAGAGTTTTAGGCATCAGACAATAACCGCAGTAGCaggcagcagtagcagcagcagcagaaggcTTCGTCCCAATgcgagaggaggaagggagTAAGAAGCTGACCTGCTCGGCGAACTCCGGAATGGGGTCCGGGAACTTGTAGTCCTCATACCCCGAGTTTTTGGCGCGGCGGCACTCGAACTTCGCCAgccgcggccggcggctgcgcagccggagccccgccgccgccgagcgacGCGCGGGGGAGGCCGACAGCGTccgcgagcaggagctgcggGTCAGGAGAGGAGGGTTCAAGGCCGCGGTCGCGGTCGCCCACGCCCTCGTCGCCATCGCCGCACTCACTGGGCTTTGCCTTCACTTCGGTAGTTCGGTCGCCTCCCCTCCGGAGTCCCTGACTCCTTATCTGTTCCGAGGTTTCGATTGCCGCGAGCCCCCGATGTCGGTTGGGGTGTGCCGTCCGATCCCAAAAGGAAGGCTGGGATGGAGGCATGGAAACCTAGCTGCCTACGGCTGGCCATTTGAATCAAGCACAACACCTAAAACTTGCGCTGCATTGTGCAAACCAGTAATTCCTCCAACCTGCACGATACTGAAACGCCCGCATACATCAGTTGCAGCCGCACAAGGTTCTCGAACCGCCATCGGCAGAGACAGAAGAATTAGCAACAACAATAGGCTCTAAGGTCTAGCAcccttgttttttttcttttttgaaattTTGGTTCACTAATAACACACATGCGCAGCAGAATGCCATCCCAGCGAATTTAAATCAGACAATTCTCATTCAGCACGATGAACAATGCAGTGCCCACTTCGTTTACAAGTAAGCTAGGCCATGAAACAGAATGTTATTCATAAAAATGCCAACCtagtttattttattttacatGGTAGCAATTATAGCAACGATCAACAGAAAGGTCTCAAACACAGGATGTGTGGCGATGAATCACTTTCTCAGATATCTGTGCCGCCAAACAACTGTGATGTCCCTCATTTTGTGCTTGTTGCCAACACAGCGATCTCATAGCTGCAGGCTGcatgaaacaaaaaaaaacaaacaGCAATCAGAACAGCTCCGAAACACAAGGAGATTATAAAATTTGGATTACAAATCCAGCATGGATGAAATGGAGCAGTTGTTCTACTCCAGAAAAGTAGTTCTTGTAAGCATTGTGTGAGAAACGGAGAATGCATGAGGTCTGTTTGGAACATTCAGCTTTCAGCTCAGGGTGATGCATTATTGCATGCATTCAATCAGGTAGTATAAAGGACAATGCTGAAATCTACTGCTTACAGTCTAAACCTACTGCAGTATTATTTACACCAATGTTTTCAAGTCGCCTAGTCGGTCCTAGTCGCCTAAGGACCGACCAGTCGATTAGTCGCGATTAGTCGTCGACCAGGTCGAACTAGTCGACCCTAGTCGAGCTAGTCGGCTGTTAGTCGTCCATAGTATATAGTAATAGTCTATACTATATAGTATATAGTAGTATAGTATATAGTTACATACAAATAAGGAACAGCAAGCATGGTCATCAACAATCTGCTTGGCCTCCTTGGATTTCTTTGTGCAATGCTCAAGAGTAGGTTgagaagtctttgatttgtgccTCTCTGcaactacttcttctggtgtcttGCAAAGCATGGCACTCACTGACTTTGAATACTTTTGAGTTTGTGCTTTTGGTGGAGCAGAAACAACAAAAGTGCTGATGGCAGCCTGTGTCATTTTCTTCTTTACTAGCTTGACCCTTGTCCCAGAACTAGGCACTGGTGCTGCTTTTGGTTCATCTTGAGGCCCAGCAACTTGTTCCCCTTCATCTGCAGCTTCTTCATCTACTTCAGGAATTTGCACATAAGTACTCTTGGAATTCTTCAACAAGTAATCATTCATCTCTCTCTTGACTACTTCAGGACTCTCAGGGCACCCTGCTGCGTCACCATAACCCCCAGCAAGGTGCTGCTTGAACCTTTTTATTCCTGCAGGCACTACCTTCTTACAGAAAACACACTGCAGAAAGTCTTTCTTTGTAACATCTGGCCACCACCCATAGTTCCATCCTGGGTCAGAAGATTTAGCCTTCCTCGTCTTATCAACAGCCTGGGCACGAAGATCAGCTGGCAGTTTCGCAATTGCCTTCTCAGCTAGGGGTTTACCACTGCAATCTGGAGCAGTTGAGGCTGCAGAGGAGTTGGCAGTTGCTTGAGTCTCAGCACCAACAGAATTTGGCGGCGCGTCAGTCTCGGCAGCAGCAGATTCCCGTTCCACACTATCTGGCATCATCACTTCCACCATTGCACGCCGCCGTTCCATCTCTGCATATAGTCAATAGCATCAggggaggagcagagcaggggtgCTGGGGGCCAGAACTAGTGCTGGGAGCAGG is part of the Panicum hallii strain FIL2 chromosome 2, PHallii_v3.1, whole genome shotgun sequence genome and encodes:
- the LOC112881620 gene encoding protein PLASTID REDOX INSENSITIVE 2, chloroplastic, giving the protein MATRAWATATAALNPPLLTRSSCSRTLSASPARRSAAAGLRLRSRRPRLAKFECRRAKNSGYEDYKFPDPIPEFAEQETSKFREHMAWRLEQKKDDYFGEHVEEIVDICTQILGSFLENDYCGPGTLLVHPFLDMKGEIKERGLPGAPQAARAAIAWAEKNIDKDWKAWTGEY
- the LOC112881619 gene encoding uncharacterized protein LOC112881619 is translated as MEAAALQQQPPPPLSSPVEAAAAGLLSGGSSSSRRSPLLCSALVSDPPVALLCSCAKDPAGQQHKPLKMSSSSDEMERRRAMVEVMMPDSVERESAAAETDAPPNSVGAETQATANSSAASTAPDCSGKPLAEKAIAKLPADLRAQAVDKTRKAKSSDPGWNYGWWPDVTKKDFLQCVFCKKVVPAGIKRFKQHLAGGYGDAAGCPESPEVVKREMNDYLLKNSKSTYVQIPEVDEEAADEGEQVAGPQDEPKAAPVPSSGTRVKLVKKKMTQAAISTFVVSAPPKAQTQKYSKSVSAMLCKTPEEVVAERHKSKTSQPTLEHCTKKSKEAKQIVDDHACCSLFVCNYILYYYILYSIDYYYILWTTNSRLARLGSTSSTWSTTNRD